A single region of the Thermoanaerobacterium aotearoense genome encodes:
- a CDS encoding tyrosine-type recombinase/integrase codes for MLTEKELYISVLTEHGLDNTINGKRKTVYGRRKQDVVTKIRELQLQALSGEYVDPNTITVSQLVHTWLDVYKKYNISQTTYNNYLQKIQKYIDPSIGSILVQQLQPTQLQMLYNSLIDKPGVLYNIYIIVKAALKLAVKQRIIKENPDEGTNHPMPKLKKRKSLTPEERDRFLETAKKYFIYPYIVLAMTTGLRRGELLGLKWSDIDFENKTITVNRQIQYTRQPDGHYSFMETDTKTVNAYRTVPLPDDALPVMENYKKLYDLWLKAINVNTDFVFITSKGTPLNPVTIAVMFKKIREEAGVPSASPHVLRHTYATKLAERGVHPKAAQRLLGHARFQTTMDIYTDVTNTLMEDTKHKMKNFLQNG; via the coding sequence GTGCTAACGGAGAAGGAACTATATATCAGCGTCCTAACGGAACATGGGCTGGACAACACTATCAATGGTAAACGCAAAACTGTGTATGGACGCCGAAAACAGGACGTTGTTACTAAAATAAGAGAACTACAACTTCAAGCTTTGTCTGGGGAATATGTTGACCCAAACACAATAACTGTATCACAATTAGTTCATACATGGCTTGATGTGTATAAAAAATATAACATCAGCCAAACAACTTATAATAATTATCTCCAGAAAATACAAAAGTACATCGACCCCTCTATCGGTAGTATTTTAGTACAACAGTTACAACCAACACAATTGCAAATGCTCTATAATTCTTTAATTGATAAACCAGGGGTACTATACAATATCTATATAATTGTGAAGGCTGCCCTAAAATTAGCTGTAAAACAACGCATAATAAAAGAAAACCCAGATGAAGGCACTAACCACCCTATGCCAAAACTGAAAAAGCGGAAGTCCCTTACACCAGAGGAACGGGACAGATTTTTAGAAACCGCTAAAAAGTATTTTATCTATCCGTACATTGTTTTGGCAATGACCACTGGTTTACGCCGGGGTGAACTGCTTGGGTTGAAATGGTCTGACATTGACTTTGAAAACAAAACAATCACAGTAAACCGTCAAATACAATACACACGTCAACCAGATGGTCATTATAGCTTTATGGAAACAGATACAAAAACAGTCAATGCTTATAGGACTGTGCCGCTTCCAGATGATGCTTTGCCAGTAATGGAAAATTACAAAAAGCTTTATGACCTCTGGCTAAAAGCTATAAATGTAAATACAGATTTTGTGTTTATTACTTCTAAAGGAACACCACTGAACCCTGTAACAATTGCAGTGATGTTTAAGAAAATTCGTGAAGAAGCAGGTGTGCCCTCCGCAAGTCCGCATGTGCTACGCCACACTTATGCAACAAAGTTAGCAGAACGTGGTGTACACCCAAAAGCTGCACAAAGACTTCTGGGTCATGCAAGATTTCAAACAACAATGGATATTTACACAGATGTCACAAACACGCTTATGGAGGACACAAAACATAAAATGAAAAATTTTTTGCAAAATGGGTAA
- a CDS encoding LexA family transcriptional regulator, translating into MNNNNNNNNNNFSITLRRLKEMHNLTNKQLASIADVAEVTIIKYLSGKRNPSREVIQKLSSYFNIPESELMNSTPDENISTILESYNNAVKSFEKIKGEIAKASFNEIPNFVNRLNEASKTVETAKETLKKILLESKPINYVPLYDNRIPAGYPNSVGTDNIADWVVTPSDYEVDFAVTIKGDSMIYAGIDDGDTVFVTSSATAEHGDMVIAATEEGEVTIKYFVQKGNQYFLMPANPDYKPIPFTDKFRIVGKVVAVLKEPRPYKVAGELNA; encoded by the coding sequence ATGAACAATAACAATAACAATAACAACAACAACTTTAGCATTACTCTAAGACGCTTAAAAGAAATGCACAATCTAACAAATAAACAGTTAGCTTCAATTGCAGATGTGGCAGAAGTAACCATAATCAAATACTTGTCTGGCAAAAGAAACCCAAGCAGAGAAGTAATACAAAAATTGTCAAGTTACTTTAACATACCTGAAAGTGAGCTAATGAATAGCACACCTGATGAAAACATTAGTACAATATTGGAGAGCTACAACAACGCTGTAAAAAGCTTTGAAAAAATTAAAGGTGAAATCGCAAAGGCTTCTTTTAATGAAATACCGAATTTTGTCAATAGATTAAATGAAGCTTCAAAAACAGTCGAAACTGCGAAAGAAACCTTAAAGAAAATCCTGCTTGAGAGCAAGCCCATAAACTATGTACCTTTATATGACAACAGAATACCTGCTGGGTATCCTAATAGTGTTGGAACTGACAACATCGCAGATTGGGTAGTAACACCGTCAGATTACGAAGTTGACTTTGCAGTCACCATAAAGGGTGATAGCATGATATATGCAGGCATTGATGACGGAGATACTGTTTTTGTTACCTCCAGCGCAACGGCAGAACATGGTGATATGGTTATAGCAGCCACTGAGGAAGGTGAAGTTACTATCAAGTATTTTGTGCAGAAAGGCAATCAGTATTTTCTCATGCCTGCCAACCCAGATTATAAACCGATACCATTCACAGATAAATTCCGTATTGTGGGAAAGGTAGTAGCTGTATTAAAAGAACCCAGACCATACAAAGTGGCAGGTGAGCTAAATGCCTAA
- a CDS encoding helix-turn-helix domain-containing protein, translating into MYSFGNTLRHVRTQKDIPQKLLAYRIGVVQQMISLLEINKRRCPPDIAVAVAKELNAPELLISYCNDCPLHCVKEG; encoded by the coding sequence TTGTACAGCTTTGGCAATACACTACGTCATGTACGCACACAGAAAGATATACCACAAAAATTGTTGGCGTACCGTATCGGTGTAGTACAACAAATGATAAGCCTTTTGGAAATAAACAAAAGGCGTTGCCCACCAGACATTGCCGTAGCAGTAGCCAAGGAACTAAATGCACCAGAGCTTTTAATTAGCTATTGCAATGACTGCCCACTACACTGTGTAAAGGAGGGTTGA
- a CDS encoding SNF2-related protein → MRLSLKVQSDGKVAGYFADQLTVREKTNLQSIGGRYNKQLHKWFLPLDIDINGLYGIADSIQFDESVEKYLQEKSSQRITLAKIISGETPRLKYGSMLDDYQKAGVGFLINAKHAILADDAGLGKTLQTIAAFLEINAQKVLVVTKKSLIYNWVYEMKNGSI, encoded by the coding sequence ATGAGGCTTTCACTGAAAGTCCAATCGGATGGCAAAGTTGCAGGTTACTTTGCTGACCAGTTAACAGTTAGAGAAAAGACTAACCTGCAAAGTATTGGTGGCAGATACAATAAGCAATTGCACAAATGGTTTCTGCCACTGGATATTGACATCAATGGTTTGTACGGAATAGCAGATAGTATACAGTTTGACGAAAGTGTTGAAAAGTACCTTCAAGAAAAATCCAGTCAAAGAATTACACTTGCAAAAATCATTTCAGGAGAAACTCCACGATTGAAATATGGCAGTATGTTAGACGACTATCAAAAGGCAGGTGTGGGTTTCCTAATAAATGCTAAACATGCAATACTGGCAGACGATGCTGGGCTTGGAAAAACATTGCAAACAATTGCAGCTTTTCTGGAGATTAATGCCCAAAAGGTATTGGTTGTGACTAAAAAGTCACTCATATACAACTGGGTCTATGAAATGAAAAATGGTTCAATTTAG
- a CDS encoding SNF2-related protein → MFTTTSKTLPDSRVIVTNYESVMIKLDWFKDVDWEVVVCDEDAYIKNRKAARSKAIATITKDVPHVWLLTATPMITIHLKYGFCFMYFIQKSLPHSGSSVSSIAICKMDILVTKAQNE, encoded by the coding sequence GTGTTTACAACCACGTCTAAAACTTTACCAGACAGTAGAGTTATCGTCACAAATTACGAAAGCGTGATGATTAAGCTGGACTGGTTTAAAGATGTTGATTGGGAGGTTGTTGTGTGCGACGAAGATGCTTATATAAAGAATAGAAAAGCAGCCAGAAGTAAGGCAATAGCGACAATAACTAAAGATGTGCCTCATGTATGGTTGTTGACAGCAACACCAATGATAACAATACATCTGAAATATGGCTTTTGCTTCATGTACTTTATCCAGAAAAGTTTACCTCATTCTGGAAGTTCTGTGAGCAGTATTGCTATATGTAAAATGGATATTTTGGTGACTAAGGCACAGAACGAATAA
- a CDS encoding IS1634 family transposase encodes MYLKKSRRSSGRIYLSIADGYRDKERGHTRTVTIESLGYLDELQKQYDDPIAFFEQKVKELNEQKAMKKTPITLSFSPNERLLINTNDRKNFGYAAFSKIYHELELDKFLKNRQRHSKEEYDSNAIMKLLVFSRLLYPASKKKTYENRDIFFERFDFSLDDVYRCLSFFNKHSNALQLWVHEHIKSLYERNTNLVYYDVTNYYFEIDEQDELRKKGVSKEHRPDPIVQMGLFMDTNGIPITYKLFPGNALDKTTFMPMLRKIQHDYSLGRIIVVADKGIITGDNIWYTLSAGNGYVFSYSVRCADKEFKKYVLDENGYTHRGDSFKIKSRLYPREILVTTTKGKKMKKVVDEKQVIFYSEEYALKAKYERAATIEKAKDLIKNPAKYNRATSYGASKYVKNLIFDEETGEILESAHQHLTFDEERLKEEEKFDGYYAIVTSEYKESDDKIIEMYRGLWKIEESFKITKSDIESRPVYLSLREHIDAHFLICFISLVIVRILEYRLKGKYSVSAILESLAKASCSYIQENYYLFDFNNDVLEDIGKELGIDFGKKIMTLGEIKKILGEVKK; translated from the coding sequence GTGTATTTAAAGAAAAGTAGACGCAGTTCCGGAAGAATATACCTATCTATTGCAGATGGATATCGTGATAAAGAAAGAGGGCATACAAGGACTGTTACTATTGAATCGCTTGGATACCTCGATGAGCTTCAAAAACAATACGATGATCCAATCGCTTTTTTTGAACAAAAGGTTAAAGAATTGAATGAACAAAAAGCCATGAAAAAGACTCCAATTACTCTTAGTTTTTCTCCTAATGAAAGACTTTTGATTAATACGAATGATCGTAAAAACTTTGGCTACGCTGCATTTAGTAAGATTTATCATGAACTTGAATTGGACAAATTTTTGAAAAACAGGCAGCGTCATTCAAAAGAAGAGTATGATTCTAATGCTATTATGAAACTTCTCGTATTTTCACGTTTATTGTATCCTGCTTCAAAGAAAAAGACTTATGAGAATAGAGATATATTCTTTGAGAGGTTTGATTTTTCTTTGGATGATGTCTACAGATGTCTATCTTTTTTTAACAAACATAGTAATGCTTTGCAACTTTGGGTTCATGAGCATATTAAGTCTTTATATGAACGAAATACTAATCTGGTTTATTACGATGTTACCAACTATTATTTTGAAATTGATGAACAAGACGAATTGCGTAAAAAAGGCGTTTCTAAAGAACACAGGCCAGATCCAATTGTGCAGATGGGATTATTTATGGACACCAATGGTATACCTATTACATATAAACTTTTTCCTGGCAATGCTCTAGATAAAACTACATTTATGCCTATGTTAAGGAAAATACAACATGATTATTCTTTGGGAAGAATTATTGTAGTTGCTGATAAAGGTATCATCACTGGCGATAACATTTGGTATACTTTATCTGCTGGTAATGGTTATGTATTCAGCTATTCTGTTCGTTGTGCAGATAAGGAATTTAAGAAATATGTCCTTGACGAAAACGGATATACACACAGAGGAGATAGCTTCAAGATAAAATCCAGACTTTATCCAAGAGAAATATTAGTAACCACCACTAAAGGCAAAAAAATGAAAAAGGTAGTTGATGAAAAACAGGTTATTTTCTATAGTGAAGAATATGCTTTAAAAGCAAAATATGAACGAGCTGCTACCATAGAGAAAGCAAAAGACCTAATTAAAAATCCAGCAAAATACAATAGAGCTACATCATACGGTGCTTCCAAATATGTAAAGAATCTCATTTTTGATGAAGAAACCGGCGAAATATTAGAAAGTGCTCATCAGCATTTAACATTTGATGAGGAAAGGCTAAAAGAAGAAGAAAAATTTGATGGATATTATGCAATAGTTACTAGTGAATACAAAGAATCTGATGATAAAATTATTGAAATGTACCGTGGACTTTGGAAGATAGAAGAATCTTTTAAGATAACTAAAAGTGATATCGAAAGCAGACCAGTTTATTTATCACTGAGGGAACATATTGATGCTCATTTTCTGATATGCTTTATATCACTTGTAATTGTGAGAATACTTGAATATAGATTAAAAGGAAAATATTCTGTTTCAGCTATACTTGAGAGTCTAGCAAAAGCATCCTGCAGTTACATACAAGAAAATTATTATCTGTTTGATTTTAATAATGATGTTCTTGAAGATATAGGTAAAGAATTAGGCATTGATTTTGGGAAAAAGATTATGACATTAGGAGAGATTAAAAAAATTTTAGGAGAAGTAAAAAAATGA
- a CDS encoding colicin immunity domain-containing protein, with protein sequence MSNVAMQLIEICRKYVNNNLNINEFIEDFQVLYEQKQDLLTDEEMSLFDDIYMACEYYEQDENIRNEYHLYIGENELRQKVQKLVKKLAA encoded by the coding sequence ATGAGTAATGTCGCAATGCAATTAATAGAAATTTGTCGGAAATATGTAAATAATAATTTAAACATAAATGAATTTATCGAAGACTTTCAAGTGCTTTATGAACAAAAGCAAGATTTATTGACAGATGAAGAAATGAGCTTGTTTGATGATATTTATATGGCTTGTGAATACTATGAACAGGATGAAAATATAAGAAATGAATATCACTTGTATATTGGAGAAAATGAATTAAGACAAAAAGTGCAAAAACTTGTAAAAAAGTTAGCAGCATAA
- a CDS encoding L-lactate dehydrogenase, giving the protein MSKVAIIGSGFVGATSAFTLALSGTVTDIVLVDLNKDKAIGDALDISHGIPLIQPVNVYAGDYKDVKGADVIVVTAGAAQKPGETRLDLVKKNTAIFKSMIPELLKYNDKAIYLIVTNPVDILTYVTYKISGLPWGRVFGSGTVLDSSRFRYLLSKHCNIDPRNVHGRIIGEHGDTEFAAWSITNISGISFNEYCSICGRVCNTNFRKEVEEEVVNAAYKIIDKKGATYYAVAVAVRRIVECILRDENSILTVSSPLNGQYGVKDVSLSLPSIVGRNGVARILDLPLSDEEVEKFRHSASVMADVIKQLDI; this is encoded by the coding sequence ATGAGCAAGGTAGCAATAATAGGATCTGGTTTTGTAGGTGCAACATCGGCATTTACGCTGGCATTAAGTGGGACTGTGACAGATATCGTGCTGGTGGATTTAAACAAGGACAAGGCTATAGGCGATGCACTGGACATAAGCCATGGCATACCGCTAATACAGCCTGTAAATGTGTATGCAGGTGACTACAAAGATGTGAAAGGCGCAGATGTAATAGTTGTGACAGCAGGTGCTGCTCAAAAGCCGGGAGAGACACGGCTTGACCTTGTAAAGAAAAATACAGCCATATTTAAGTCCATGATACCTGAGCTTTTAAAGTACAATGACAAGGCCATATATTTGATTGTGACAAATCCCGTAGATATACTGACGTACGTTACATACAAGATTTCTGGACTTCCATGGGGCAGAGTTTTTGGTTCTGGCACCGTTCTTGACAGCTCAAGGTTTAGATACCTTTTAAGCAAGCACTGCAATATAGATCCGAGAAATGTCCACGGAAGGATAATCGGCGAGCATGGTGACACAGAGTTTGCAGCATGGAGCATAACAAACATATCGGGTATATCATTTAATGAGTACTGCAGCATATGCGGACGCGTCTGCAACACAAATTTCAGAAAGGAAGTAGAAGAAGAAGTCGTAAATGCTGCTTACAAGATAATAGACAAAAAAGGTGCTACATACTATGCTGTGGCAGTTGCAGTAAGAAGGATTGTGGAGTGCATCTTAAGAGATGAAAATTCCATCCTCACAGTATCATCTCCATTAAATGGACAGTACGGCGTGAAAGATGTTTCATTAAGCTTGCCATCTATCGTAGGCAGGAATGGCGTTGCCAGGATTTTGGACTTGCCTTTATCTGACGAAGAAGTGGAGAAGTTTAGGCATTCAGCAAGTGTCATGGCAGATGTCATAAAACAATTAGATATATAA
- a CDS encoding FAD-dependent oxidoreductase — MKVAIIGAGSAGLTAAIRLESYGIKPDIFERKSKVGDAFNHVGGLLNVINRPINDPLEYLKNNFDVAIAPLNNIDKIVMHGPTVTRTIKGRRLGYFMLKGQGELSVESQLYKKLKTNVNFDVHADYKNLKEIYDYVIVATGNHQIPNELGCWQTLVDTRLKIAEVIGKFDPNALIMWMNTVYCKSGYVYLAPFDDKRAVLALIVPYITKEEIDRYWETFLKIEKIGYDVVSVYDYEHISGNAFPHTYENMYFVGNAGGAIEPFLGFGQFASILGGALAAKSIATGCNFENEMAYLTNANLKLLEFRKAIDTVDNDKIDRLIKFLTTPLIKQLIYDTNFNIVKYSSFIIRYAVNELFKF; from the coding sequence ATGAAAGTAGCTATTATAGGAGCAGGCTCGGCAGGCTTAACTGCAGCTATAAGGCTTGAATCTTATGGGATAAAGCCTGATATATTTGAGAGAAAATCGAAAGTCGGCGATGCTTTTAACCATGTAGGAGGACTTTTAAATGTCATAAATAGGCCAATAAATGATCCTTTAGAGTATCTAAAAAATAACTTTGATGTAGCTATTGCACCGCTTAACAACATAGACAAGATTGTGATGCATGGGCCAACAGTCACTCGCACAATTAAAGGCAGAAGGCTTGGATACTTTATGCTGAAAGGGCAAGGAGAATTGTCAGTAGAAAGCCAACTATACAAGAAATTAAAGACAAATGTCAATTTTGATGTCCACGCAGACTACAAGAACCTAAAGGAAATTTATGATTATGTCATTGTAGCAACTGGAAATCATCAGATACCAAATGAGTTAGGATGTTGGCAGACGCTTGTTGATACGAGGCTTAAAATTGCTGAGGTAATCGGTAAATTCGACCCGAATGCGCTTATAATGTGGATGAATACAGTCTACTGCAAAAGCGGTTATGTATACCTCGCTCCTTTTGATGATAAAAGGGCCGTTTTAGCGCTTATAGTTCCTTACATCACAAAGGAGGAAATAGACAGGTATTGGGAGACGTTTTTAAAAATAGAGAAGATCGGCTATGACGTAGTAAGTGTGTACGACTATGAGCATATATCAGGCAATGCGTTTCCGCATACATACGAAAACATGTACTTTGTAGGCAATGCAGGAGGGGCCATAGAGCCATTCTTGGGTTTTGGTCAGTTTGCATCAATTTTAGGTGGCGCTTTGGCAGCAAAAAGCATCGCAACAGGTTGCAACTTTGAAAATGAAATGGCGTATCTTACAAATGCAAATTTAAAACTTTTAGAGTTCAGGAAAGCCATCGACACGGTAGATAACGATAAGATAGACAGGCTTATAAAGTTTTTGACAACGCCACTCATAAAGCAGCTTATTTACGATACAAATTTTAACATAGTAAAGTATTCTTCATTCATAATACGGTACGCTGTCAATGAATTATTTAAGTTTTAA
- a CDS encoding NAD(P)/FAD-dependent oxidoreductase, whose translation MKVAIIGAGISGLACAHELERLGITCVIFERKNAIGTIQPNIGSFLNMEDRPIKDPVYYFRRTYGISLTPVEKMTQIIMHSPKYTSSVKGNHGYFVLRSKDADSLDNQLARGVKSKVNFNADPDYKELSREFDFVVVATGNSGILEKLTEWRTTVTTWIKGATILGNFEPHTAEMWFNTDYARSGYGYIMPFDKTKASLGLITTYLQHGELDSLWQLFLKTERFSYEMVETYELELNTGIAKQHKIDNVYFVGNAAGFLDPLLGLGAFHALESGIYAARSIATGEDYEKMVKTITDKVQMLSDYRDKLDKFSNSDYDRMVKILGMPLIRHIVYNTNIDVIKYGHTMLKFIK comes from the coding sequence ATGAAAGTTGCCATAATAGGAGCAGGGATATCAGGGCTCGCATGTGCTCATGAGCTTGAAAGACTTGGAATAACGTGTGTGATTTTTGAGAGAAAAAATGCTATAGGGACGATTCAGCCTAACATCGGTTCATTTTTAAACATGGAAGATAGGCCGATTAAAGATCCCGTTTACTACTTTAGGCGTACTTATGGCATATCATTGACGCCTGTTGAGAAGATGACTCAAATCATCATGCATTCTCCAAAGTACACTTCATCAGTAAAAGGAAATCATGGGTATTTCGTCTTGAGAAGCAAAGATGCGGATTCACTTGACAATCAGTTGGCAAGAGGCGTAAAGTCAAAGGTAAACTTTAATGCAGACCCTGATTACAAAGAACTTTCAAGGGAATTTGACTTTGTAGTAGTGGCTACTGGAAATTCTGGGATACTGGAAAAGCTTACAGAGTGGAGAACCACCGTTACTACGTGGATAAAAGGTGCCACAATCTTAGGAAATTTTGAACCACATACGGCAGAGATGTGGTTTAACACTGATTACGCAAGATCTGGGTACGGATACATCATGCCTTTTGATAAGACTAAAGCATCTTTAGGGCTTATAACGACATACTTACAGCACGGTGAATTAGACAGTCTATGGCAGCTTTTTTTAAAAACTGAGAGATTTAGCTATGAGATGGTGGAGACCTATGAATTGGAACTAAATACAGGTATTGCTAAACAGCACAAAATCGACAATGTATATTTCGTTGGAAATGCCGCTGGATTTTTAGATCCACTTTTAGGGCTCGGAGCATTTCACGCTTTAGAAAGCGGTATTTACGCTGCAAGATCAATTGCAACAGGTGAAGACTATGAAAAAATGGTCAAAACTATAACTGATAAAGTACAAATGCTTTCAGATTACAGAGATAAACTGGATAAATTCAGTAACAGCGATTATGACAGAATGGTTAAGATATTAGGCATGCCGCTTATTAGGCATATAGTGTATAATACAAACATAGACGTGATAAAGTACGGGCACACCATGCTGAAGTTTATAAAGTAA
- a CDS encoding PPC domain-containing DNA-binding protein: MGHINIDVKRRFMGRFKYDNDLLQEITNFITNENIRSGEIRIIGAVKKARFGYFNQSTKEYKFIEKNEHMEILSAIGNISLKDGKPFPHVHIILADENGNAFGGHLMEGTKIFAAEFVIVDYGENNLERVDDDYTGLSLWNL; the protein is encoded by the coding sequence ATGGGTCATATTAATATAGATGTGAAAAGAAGGTTTATGGGACGCTTTAAGTACGATAACGATCTTTTACAGGAGATAACAAATTTCATAACAAATGAGAATATAAGATCTGGTGAGATAAGGATTATAGGTGCAGTAAAAAAGGCTCGTTTCGGCTACTTTAACCAATCTACAAAAGAGTACAAATTTATCGAGAAAAACGAACACATGGAAATACTAAGTGCCATAGGAAATATATCCTTAAAAGATGGCAAGCCATTTCCCCATGTACATATAATTCTTGCTGATGAAAACGGAAATGCCTTTGGCGGTCATCTCATGGAAGGCACAAAAATATTCGCTGCTGAATTTGTCATCGTAGATTACGGCGAAAACAACTTAGAAAGGGTCGATGACGACTACACAGGACTATCTCTGTGGAACCTATGA
- a CDS encoding LysM peptidoglycan-binding domain-containing protein — protein MPYCPSGRYYTVEPGDTLWLISQKINRPVDDIIRVNPGIDPNRLMVGQVICLPSIIPYGKTTECPTGIYWEVAPGDTLYKIAKTVGTTVDKILALNPYIDPNNLVVGQVICLPSPG, from the coding sequence ATGCCGTATTGCCCATCTGGAAGGTATTACACAGTAGAGCCCGGTGATACATTGTGGCTTATATCTCAGAAGATAAATAGACCTGTAGATGACATTATAAGAGTGAATCCTGGCATAGATCCAAATAGATTGATGGTAGGACAAGTAATATGTTTGCCGTCCATAATACCTTATGGCAAAACGACAGAATGCCCAACAGGAATATACTGGGAAGTAGCACCTGGAGATACCCTTTATAAAATCGCAAAAACTGTAGGCACTACTGTCGATAAAATTCTCGCCCTAAACCCATATATAGATCCAAATAACCTTGTAGTAGGGCAAGTGATATGCTTGCCTTCACCAGGATAA
- a CDS encoding type II toxin-antitoxin system Phd/YefM family antitoxin, translating into MIVNATEFKTRAGKYLDIVEKEEIIITRNGKEVAKLVPIRKDGTPNADFLYGLLSNCENKDVTKEQIRAERINEKYK; encoded by the coding sequence ATGATAGTTAATGCCACAGAATTCAAAACAAGAGCAGGAAAATACTTGGATATTGTGGAAAAAGAGGAGATAATAATAACGCGAAATGGTAAAGAAGTAGCAAAATTAGTGCCTATAAGAAAAGATGGCACTCCAAATGCTGATTTTTTATATGGTTTATTATCAAACTGTGAAAATAAAGATGTAACAAAAGAACAAATTAGAGCTGAAAGGATAAATGAGAAATACAAATAA
- a CDS encoding type II toxin-antitoxin system VapC family toxin gives MKILIDTNVILDVLLKREPFAKDAYTIFKMADEKVVTAYISAFAVTDIYYFINKNLNHDTCIKAIKALFNIMNVVSVAKQDIEKAMALSEFNDLEDALQLQSLKKIKGNFIVTRDEKFQKLTDKAISPGDFVQRALKSFKD, from the coding sequence ATGAAAATATTGATTGATACGAATGTTATACTTGATGTATTGCTAAAAAGAGAGCCTTTTGCTAAGGATGCATATACTATATTTAAAATGGCAGATGAAAAGGTCGTAACAGCATATATATCTGCATTTGCAGTTACGGATATATATTATTTTATCAATAAAAATCTCAATCATGATACTTGTATAAAAGCCATTAAAGCATTATTTAATATCATGAATGTGGTAAGTGTAGCAAAGCAAGATATAGAAAAAGCGATGGCCCTTTCAGAATTTAATGATTTAGAAGATGCCTTACAACTACAATCGTTAAAAAAGATTAAAGGCAATTTTATAGTAACGAGAGATGAAAAATTTCAAAAGTTGACTGATAAGGCAATTTCACCTGGAGATTTTGTACAAAGGGCACTAAAAAGTTTTAAAGATTAA